The sequence TCTGCTTGGGTCATATGGATTATTGAACCAATGTTTTCTTGCACAATGGCTGGTGAATCTAGTTCATCTTTGAGCTCGGGCAACAGTTTATCCAGCCTTTTCTGCGAATCATGTACAGAGAGTAAAGACTCTTTCCTTTTTCTAACTCTCGGCCACTGCATACTACATAAAAGAAAATTTATCCTAATGCACTGACTAGCCATAATAGCAAATGTTTGAGGCTAGCTAGAATGAGGAGACTACGCTGTTGTATCCTGGATATGGTCAACTAAAGATCCTATTTTGGTGTAGTGAACACAATAATATAACAAAGTTACTTGTGAATATCACGTTTGATAAAATTAAAGTTTCCAAAGGGTGTCAAAATTAAGCTTTACACATGCAATCAGGAGCGGGGTAAGTATAAATTGACTGTTTTTCCTTGCGTAGCCGCATTTGCCCTTGTCTATTCTtgtgaccctgctgtactgcgcGCTGGAATTCGGACCACTCCATAGTCTTGTTCAGAAATAGCTTGCCTAACAATGTCATGTTTGGTCTAATAGTCTTAAGATTCTTGTATGCTCGATGCCCCAACTGAGAGTTGTTAAAATGCCATCCCATATCAGTCACAAAGCACAATCAAGATTAAGATAGACTAGAATCTAGCAATTAATAAGAGATTCTGATATACAATTTAATTACCAGTGCATTGTGCATGTTGCCGGGAGAAGCAGAAATGAATATATCGCTCTGCATGCTCACATAATAATCCAGAGCAGCTAATAAAGAAGCTTTTCCTTCCACTTCGGATAATTCATGAGAAGCAGCAAGGCTTTTCTTGTCCTCCATAAATGGGAACAACTGGTGAAGAGCCGATATCCTTGCTTCTCCACCGTAAACCTGATGAAAATGGGAAAAGTTTCAAAGAGTGCTTAAGCTGTTATTGACAATGAAACACTATTCTTTTTAAAGAGATAAGTAATATCATTGTTAGACACCTTGTGGGAAGCAAGATATAGCCGTGTGCTGTTGTTAAATCCCAAGGCTGTCAAAAGGAGTCCTATCTCTTCAGGAGTTAATGGACAACGCCCTTGGCCTCTTAACTCCTCATCTGTGAACTGGGAGTTAAGAACTCTCCCTTGCCAAAGTACTTGGCGATATTTTGCAAGAGCAAGTTTCTCAGCTTTGCCGCCACCAAAGTCACAAGCTGAGTGAGCAGCCATATCCTGTTTAAAAGACATTTTCCAGGCAATTAACATCCAGGtgtattaaacaaataattgtCGTCTTGTGCAAAAGCCTTTCTATTTGTTTCCATTAACGGATAGGTGGATCAAAATCGAAGGTATCCAAGTGAATTTTAGTGAAACATGACGGGTTTTAACTTTCTTAACTTGGAGATGTGTATAAGCATATTTGACCAAAGTGGCTGACAGATAATTATACCATGTGGCCTTTAATTTACTGAACCCTCATATAATAATGTCTTTAACTAGCATAGACATGGAACATTGACATAAACACTGATACAGTGCAATACCCTCATAGTTGTCACAGGAGGAATTAAAAAGCCCAAGAACACAGACTCGACTTCAAGCATAGTCTAAACTATGATTGTAAGAATGGAATTGAGTCAGCAAGGTAGAAGATAGTCATACTTTATCAAAGCGAAGATGCAATACAACATACTTTCCAGCTCCTGCTCTGTCATTTTCCCTAACGTGGAAGTGTGTAGCACTTGATGCTTTATTCATACTAGGAGGGCTACGCAGACGACTGACGAGTGTGTCGCCTAACGTTCTGACATGGGGAACAAAAACTAGCGCGTTAAAGTTGACCTTACAACGCAGATGCTGGATGTATGAAGGTAGGTTGTCAAAAGCCAAACGGTGAGAGAATGGAGCAATAGCTACAATCCCATAGCTGGAAGAAAGAAGCGAGTTAGTCTTGTTGTGAGTTCAAGCTTTATTTTTAATCATACAAAGAGAACTCAGAAGTAGGTTTCAATTGTTGAAGGCAGAGTGTCCAGTTAAATCAAGCAATCTACAAAAATGCATCTGGTAATGAGAATGTGTTAGCTGGCAAAAAATGAAAATGTATAAAACAGTGGACATTTCAGTAGTACCTCTGCATTACAGGCAGAACATTCTCCAGGTACCATGTAGCAGAAGCATGTACAGACGCTGTCTTAATTCTAGTAGCTCGTATGCCTGTTGCATAGTATTCTCTGGTACTCCAGGAGTACTCACTGGGAAGCTCTTTAACTACAGAGACGTCACCACTCAAGATATTGATAAAGTGATCAACATCAAAAATTTCTGCAAAGGAACTGTGAAAGCACTTCACATAAGGAGTATCAATCTCTAAAAGAGGCAGTTCACATAAAGCTATAAAGGTACTTAGAAAGTGGAAGCTGCAATAGCTGACAGTAAATACCTTGAGTCCTGCCAAACTGGATTTACTTCAAGATACGGAATTACAAGAGTCGCATTTAAAATTTTAGCAACAGCTACTGCATCACAGATCTATCATGGGAGCAAAGTAAACATAATCATTCATGAGACTAAAGTGCCCCGAAAGTCATATACATCAAGAATCTGTAAACTAAACAATATCATAACAGAAAATTACATACCCCCATTCTCTGTTGGTTCAATCCTCCATCCAAAAACACCTGTATGTACACCTGAGACTTTCTATGCAATGCTACAAACGCATGCAATTGAAAAATGGTTAGAACACGAAGAATTTAAATTGCTAAGAACCCTTCATAAAGCAGAGACAAGATACAAAAGTATGGTGTAACTCTCACATTGAGTGTCTTGATTATCAGCGCAGGATTCCCATCCCTGATTACGCAAGGGCGACCAGAGGTCTGCTTCTTGAGCATTAGACTGAAAGGTGCTAAATTAATACAGAATTTGAATATATGGTCCCAAAACTTCCATAGCAATCTCACAGCTAAAAAGAAATGAAGCGGCAACTCTACTCACTGTCTGTTGTTGCAAAGCCCTGTTTAGTAAATGCACGTGCATAGACTTAGGAGCATTCCATTCCTGCAAATTACACGAATTAACTAATAAAGAACTGAATAATTCTACAAGTTTGAGCAGGTACAATCTTCTAAGAGAAATCGAGGTGCATGTGAATCATGAACACCAAGAAATCCATACGACGAATCTAAAATCTACATGGCTAAGCTGGCCATGATTGACACTAGGCACAGCTAATGATAAGATCATACAACAGTCTCTGTGATCTTAGCGGTAAATGAAATGATACCATTAGACCACGAAAATATGACCTTTCGAAAGCTCTAATTCCGTAAAATGTGCTGCTGCACTGTGAACTGAGAAGTAACAGAAAGCTGTAACCTTTAGGTTACACAAATAAAGAAGGGATACTATTTCAGCAATCTGCCTGCACTATTCCAATCAAAGTACAAGGAAAAAAAGAAGTTGAATAGACATCTCTGTGACTACAAATCAATGAGAATCTTAAATGTATCACATAAATTAGGGACAGAGAGAGTATGCGATAAGTTAATAGCTAATCAACAAATTCTTGTTCACCTAAGTTCTGATCCACCACATTGCATTAGTAAACAGATACATCAATCTATCAAATATATGAATTTTCTGTTTTCATCACTATATCCAGCACAATTCATTCCAATACTAAATGATTTAATCTTTTAAGATACTGTGAAAAAAGCTGAAAAAGGAGAAGTAAAGAGATATTACAGAGAAAAGAGAAGGGTAAGAGCGGCCAAGAGGAGAGAAGAGACTGGGAAACAGATTTGGTAAAAGAAGCATCAAAAGTCCACCCATTTGCAGCGGCCATGCCATTCTCCGACTCGTCGGACTCTGCCGGACGTAATTCATCTTGCCGGTGCGCTCGCCGTCGCCGGTCGTGCTCGCCGATATGTAAATACGCTTCAGCTAACTCATTCTGTGATTACGGGCTGAATCATGTCCTTTAGATTGGGCTTTGAATATTGGGCTTTTCAGTAAAGCTAAaagaagaattaacttaaatagccAATCACCCAACCgttaaataataaaagaaatagctagtaatttatataaaatatgtgTATATCCATATAagtataatttatttataatctATGTATAGAAGTTAGAAAAACTAAAAAGTAAATCAaatcggctatttgtgtaaagatctcaagctaaaataGTAGAATTGACACTAGGTAGCCGCTTGTAGTAaccttatttaaaatatttttccaaaaattaattaaatgtagtcgatctttgacaaaattcaGACTGAACCTCCTGTTGGACCTTGCCAAAGTCTTACTTCATATCGGAAGTTTTGAAATTCAAAGTTTAAATTCAGACCCACATATGTGAAGGTGAtttgacaagaggggttgctctgatggtaagcaacccccacttccaaccgagaggttgtgcgtttgagtctccccaagagcaaggtgggaagttcttggagggaaggatgtcgggggtctatttggaaacagtctctctaccctagggtaggggtaaggtctgcgtacacactaccctccccagaccccactaagtgggattatactttgttgttgttgttgttgttgttggtgttgtatATGTGAAGGTGATTGTGAAATAGCTaaactataaaaaataataaatgttgAGTAGTATTTAAATGGGGGCCTAAAATGGCTATTTTTGCACTTCGCCAACTAAAACATAGTCTTTGAATCTTTATGACCCGAATGATTAAAATAGTTTTTATATATCTTTTTTTCTCATAATGATTTTCATGGCATTTGGATTTGGTATCTCCCTTGCTTCTTGCCTTTTCAACAAATGACAACGTTTCATTGATGCCTCTAGGTCGAGAGGATAAAACTTATATGCACCCATTATTTGTATCAACTCAATGAATGTAAAACAATTGTCTTGCATATAAATTTTTATGACTTAATGATAGTCACATGATTTATTTTTTAACTCTAATTGATAACTCTTATATTTAATTATTACTCCACATGATTAGGTGTGAACATCAATGAGTGTAAGTTTTATTATTCTGTTACCATACATAATTGGGAGAAATACATGTCTATCTTGATTGTAAATTCTTATGAATGAAACTCCAGCCCAAGACGTTGATTGCTAGACAAATTATTGCTTGAGATCTTTATTTGTTTCTCATCGTTATTATCTTAAAAGGCTTGAAAATATCcatactaattttgatttttgataaaGATAATCTGAGCTAGTTATGTTAACCTTCATAGTTAGAATTTAAACCACCAATTTACCTCAATTTTTCTATTTATATTCTTTCCCTTAATTACTTCTCGTTTCCTAGAAGGAAAATGGTGTACTAAATCTTTGACATGCACAAAAAGAAAGCTTTTAAGATTGGTTTTATATTTTTGCAGTTAATTATATTGAGGTGGGTGAACTAGTATTAAAAGCTCATTTTATAGTGGTCAGTTTAGATGCAAACGGAAtttaaaagaacaaaatgagaccATTAATTAGCAGTCTGCCCTTTCTTAAGTAGTCCACATATACATAATAATACACACTACAAGCAATGGCAATtccaatattatatatatatatatttcagaaaaggCAAATCTATATGCCACTCGTTGCATGAAATGTCTGCATATCCGAAAATTTTGATAATCTCAACAAAACTCCCCGTTTGAGTTTCACTAGTTGAATGGTAGCCTGATAGAAAAGCATATATGGAAATCCAAAAATAACAGGGGAAAGTGTTAAAATACAACATGTTAAAAGAGGCAAGTAACTCAACACAACATATTTGGAAATCCAAAAATAATAAGGGAAAGAGTTAAAATACAAcatgttaatatatatatataaggtaaatcctgaataaataaatagataaataagAGAGAAGCTTACCCTAACTTCAAAGATGTATCTGAGCAATCATCCTCAACAGGAGTACCATTGTTACAACTGCATGCAGACATTGGTGGAGAACAAGTAATCAAAATGCAGCTTATTGTCTCATGAATATACACAAACAATGTGGAAGATAATGTGAAGGAAAGAAGAAGCCTAAGCGTCTGATACCATGAAACAATATTATACTAGATGATGACAATATAATTACAATAAGGTATTTATAGTAATACATACAAAGGACCAATCTAGTATCCTTGAAGATAAGTGTAACAGATAACTACAAAAGAGACAAAAGATATATACAAAATATTATGTTTAACATATGTAACTACCATAATAAGTGGAACAAATAATTCGAATAACACAGAACTTGTCACGGAGAAGCATTAACCTTGGAGAGGGAAGAGGTTTGGTTAATAAATCAGCAAGTTGATCAGCCATATTTACATATTGAACTTGCAATGCACCCGTAGCAACCTTCTCGCGAACAAAATGAATATCGATTTCTATGTGCTTGGTACGAGCATGCTGAACTGGATTATGAGATAAATAAATGCTACTAATATTGTCACAGTAAATAGTAGCTGGTGATGAAAGAGAGACGTGAAGATCTCGAAGGAGAGAATGCAACCAGGTAATTTCAGCAGCAACATGAGCAACAGAGCAATATTCAGCCTCGGCACTTGAGCGAGAAACAACACTTTGCTTCTTAGAAGACCAAGAAATGAGGTTTGCTCCAAGAAAGAGACAATATGCGGAGGTAGAGCAACGCGTCGTAGGACAACCAGCCCAATCCAGATCATTGTAACAAGTAAGTTGATCCAGAGAACCACCACGAATGAACAAGCCATGAGATAGTGAGCCATTCAAATAACGCAATATGCGTTTAACAAATGTATAGTAAACTTCTAAAGGAGTGTGCATGAACTGGGACACTTGATTGACTGCAAATGCAATATCTGGACGAGTGAAAGTGAGATATTGAAGTCCACCTACAAGACTCCTATATAGAGTGGGATTAGAAAAAGGAGGAGAGTCAGATGTGTGCAACAGTGTTTTAGAGGAAAGGGGAGTAGAGACAGATTTTAAAAACAAAAGATTTGCACGACGAAGAAGATCTTGAATATACTTAGACTGACAGAGAAAATAACCACCATCACGAGGAGTGATAGAAACACCAAGAAAATAATTAATCAGTCCTAAATCATTCATAACAAATTCAGACTTAAGGGATTGAATTAAAAAACGAagtaaagaagaagaggaagcagtGAGAAGAATGTCATCTACGTATAGAAGCAAAATAGTAATTTCTGTTTTAG is a genomic window of Nicotiana tabacum cultivar K326 chromosome 16, ASM71507v2, whole genome shotgun sequence containing:
- the LOC107802433 gene encoding O-fucosyltransferase 31; translation: MNYVRQSPTSRRMAWPLQMGGLLMLLLPNLFPSLFSPLGRSYPSLFSEWNAPKSMHVHLLNRALQQQTSNAQEADLWSPLRNQGWESCADNQDTQSLHRKSQVYIQVFLDGGLNQQRMGICDAVAVAKILNATLVIPYLEVNPVWQDSSSFAEIFDVDHFINILSGDVSVVKELPSEYSWSTREYYATGIRATRIKTASVHASATWYLENVLPVMQSYGIVAIAPFSHRLAFDNLPSYIQHLRCKVNFNALVFVPHVRTLGDTLVSRLRSPPSMNKASSATHFHVRENDRAGAGKYVVLHLRFDKDMAAHSACDFGGGKAEKLALAKYRQVLWQGRVLNSQFTDEELRGQGRCPLTPEEIGLLLTALGFNNSTRLYLASHKVYGGEARISALHQLFPFMEDKKSLAASHELSEVEGKASLLAALDYYVSMQSDIFISASPGNMHNALLGHRAYKNLKTIRPNMTLLGKLFLNKTMEWSEFQRAVQQGHKNRQGQMRLRKEKQSIYTYPAPDCMCKA